In Formosa haliotis, the sequence TTTTCCTAATCCAAATACCGCCGTACAGCAAAAAATAATAATGGAACTAACAAAAAAATACAATATGGCTGTTTGGGATTTATATAGTATTATGGGCGGATTAGGATCGTCTAACAAATGGTACAAAGCAAAACTAATGCCTCGCGACCGCATACATTTTACCAAATTAGGATACAGTATTAAAGCCGATTTATTTTTAAAAGCACTTGTTGATGCATGGGCAGAATCGACCCACCAAGACAAAGATTTGTTATTAACGCATTTTAAAAATTTAGATGAATAGGTTTTACGATATTTTCACCTTTTCGGAAGATTTTCCGTTAATCTTTACCCAAGCCAATTTTTGGATATTTTTTGCGGTAGCCTATTTTATTTTCGCTTTAGTTTATAAAAAGGTCCCGCTTCGTAATTCGTATTTATTCTTTATTTCGTTATTCTTCTATTATAAAACAAGCGGATTATTTATAGGTATTTTAATTTTTAGCACCCTGGTCGATTTCTTTATTGGCCGCACTATTTATAGAAGTGAACATAACAACAAACGCTTAGCTTTAGTTACGCTAAGTGTATGTATTAATCTATTTGTGCTTTGTTATTTTAAATATGCTTATTTCTTTACAGATGCCTTTAACACCCTTTTCAGCACCAACTATCAGGTTTTAAATGTGTTGGCTCAATGGGGAAATAGCTTTAGTAATCAAAATTATTTTACGGTCGATAAAATTATTCTTCCTGTAGGTATTTCGTTTTACACCTTCCAAACTATAAGTTACAGTGTAGATATTTACAGAAAAAAATTAAAGCCTTTAAATTCTATACTAGATTTTGGGTTTTATGTAAGTTTCTTTCCGCAATTAGTGGCAGGACCTATTGTTCGCGCAGAAAGTTTTGTTCCGCAAATATCTAAACCAACATTTTTAACCAAGCATAATTTTGATGCCGGTACCTTTTTAATATTAAAAGGATTAATTAAAAAAATGTTGTTTGCCGATTTTATAGCCATGCATTTTCTTGACCGAGTTTTCGACACTCCCGAAATGTTTTCTGGTTTTGCCAATATTATGGCCATGATTGGATATTCGCTTCAAATTTATGGCGATTTCTCGGGATATACAGATATTGCTATTGGATTAGCCTTACTTATGGGATTCGAATTGCCCGTCAATTTTAATTCGCCATATAAAGCCACTAGTGCTGGCGATTTTTGGAAACGTTGGCACATTTCGCTATCTACTTGGTTGCGCGACTATTTATATATTCCGTTAGGCGGAAATAGAAAAGGAAGTACGGCGTCTTATATTATTCTAGCTGTTATTTTACTAGGTGTAATGCTTGCTTTTAGAGATATGTACATAGTATGTATCATCCTACTAACCTCGCTTACCTTCTTTATTTTATCTATTTACAACCACAATGTAAGAAACCAAATCAATACCAATATCAACTTAATGCTTACCATGTTAATTGGCGGCTTATGGCATGGTGCGTCCTGGAAATTTGTAATTTGGGGAGGTTTAAACGGATTAGGAATTGTGGTTTATAAGTTCTGGCGTAAAATAAGCCCCTACGAATATAAAAACCAGTGGTATGTTCGTTGCTGGAAAATTCTAGTCACTTTTATTTTTATAACATTTACTCGAATTTATTTCCGAGGTGAAAGTATGGGGCACATTTCGCGTTGGTATTCGCAAGTAGCAAATAATATGGATTGGGCACATGCCATAGATATCTTGGTACATTATCAAGCCGTATTTTGGGTGATGCTTGTTGGATATATAACGCACTGGTTACCGCAATCCTTAAAAGATCAAATTGAGAATTTGTATGCTAAAAGTCCGGTGTTTGTAAAAATTACGGCTGCTGTTTGTACAGGTGTTATCTGTTATCAAGCATTTTCTAGCGATTTTCAACCCTTTATTTACTTCCAATTCTAATACAATCAGCGTTCTAAAAGTTACAATTAGATAATTTAGGAAATTTTAACCGTTTAGTTAGTGTGGTTATTGTTCTCCAATTCCTTATTTAACAAGCGTATTATTAAGCTGTTTTTAAGGAATT encodes:
- a CDS encoding MBOAT family O-acyltransferase, with the protein product MNRFYDIFTFSEDFPLIFTQANFWIFFAVAYFIFALVYKKVPLRNSYLFFISLFFYYKTSGLFIGILIFSTLVDFFIGRTIYRSEHNNKRLALVTLSVCINLFVLCYFKYAYFFTDAFNTLFSTNYQVLNVLAQWGNSFSNQNYFTVDKIILPVGISFYTFQTISYSVDIYRKKLKPLNSILDFGFYVSFFPQLVAGPIVRAESFVPQISKPTFLTKHNFDAGTFLILKGLIKKMLFADFIAMHFLDRVFDTPEMFSGFANIMAMIGYSLQIYGDFSGYTDIAIGLALLMGFELPVNFNSPYKATSAGDFWKRWHISLSTWLRDYLYIPLGGNRKGSTASYIILAVILLGVMLAFRDMYIVCIILLTSLTFFILSIYNHNVRNQINTNINLMLTMLIGGLWHGASWKFVIWGGLNGLGIVVYKFWRKISPYEYKNQWYVRCWKILVTFIFITFTRIYFRGESMGHISRWYSQVANNMDWAHAIDILVHYQAVFWVMLVGYITHWLPQSLKDQIENLYAKSPVFVKITAAVCTGVICYQAFSSDFQPFIYFQF